The window GCTCATTACAGCCGGATTTGCCGCAGTAGCAGGGCTCCGTTTCGCCGGGTAGGCGATTGTGCCCCCACTCCCCGCCGATGCCATGCAGGCCCTCGATGATATGCTGGTTGACCACGACTCCACCGCCGCAACCTGTACCGAGGATGAGTCCCATCACGACGGGAGCGCCCTTGGCTGCGCCAAGGGTGGCTTCAGCCAGCGCAAAGCAGTTCGCGTCATTGGCCAGCCGTACTTCGATGCCGAGCGCCTTGGCGATGTCCGCCCGCAGAGGCTGACCGTTCAGGCAGAGCGTATTGGAATTCTTTTGCAAGCCGGTCGATGGCTCGCTGGCTCCGGGCGTTCCGATGCCAATGGCGGCAGGCCGCTTGATGCCGGACTCCTCCTCGAGCATCGTGACCACCTTCGCGATCTGCGAGATGATATGCTCGTAACCCTGCGCTGATTCTGTTGGGACTCGGAGGCGATGAAGGGCTTTATCCGGTTTGGCCGGATCAAGAATTGCGCCTTCGATTTTTGTGCCGCCGAGGTCGATGCCCCAAAGATTCATGGATACAGGGAGAGGAAAGCTAACAGATAGAAACGGGTGCTCCGATCACACCGAGACACGCATCGGCATGAGGACGTAGAGGAACGGCGTATTGATTTTGATCACGCCAGGGCTCATTTCGTCGATCAACTCGAGGTAGATCTCGTCGTTGGTCAGGTTGCGAAGCGGGTCGATCACAAACTCCGGATTGAAGGCGATCGAGAAATCGCGGCCACGGTAAACGATGGCCATCGACTCGCGGGCTTCACCGACTTCCGGGGTGTTCGCGGTGATATCGAGATTGTTCTTGGAAAAGGCGAGACGCACCGAGCTGGTCTTGTCGCTGCTGAGGAGCGAGACGCGTCGGATGCTGGTGAGGAAGGCTTCGCGCTCGAGCGTGATGCGCTCCTTGGCTTCT of the Terrimicrobium sacchariphilum genome contains:
- a CDS encoding ROK family protein, with amino-acid sequence MNLWGIDLGGTKIEGAILDPAKPDKALHRLRVPTESAQGYEHIISQIAKVVTMLEEESGIKRPAAIGIGTPGASEPSTGLQKNSNTLCLNGQPLRADIAKALGIEVRLANDANCFALAEATLGAAKGAPVVMGLILGTGCGGGVVVNQHIIEGLHGIGGEWGHNRLPGETEPCYCGKSGCNEQVIAGPSLERYYAGETGQKIRLPEISQRAAAGEPAAVATLERLRTKFAEAIAVVINIIDPHAVVIGGGVGNIDLLYDERTRAEVAKFVFNHEVRTAFLKPTLGDSAGVFGAAMLTID